The segment TTTACACCGGTTGCTGTTGGATTTACAGGTTGGAATGGAATGTAGCCCAATGAAACGCTCTTTGATGGGCAGAGCAGGTTGAGTTTTAACAGACGAGCAATGCATAGAAGGCTGTAGTTTATGTGGCTTTGAGAAGACCCTCTGCTGCCTGCTAGAGTCGTAAAAGCCTGAGATACCCATGAACAGGAGCATTATGGGATGGCAGCAGAGGGTTCTGGGATATGTGCTCTGACTAGAAAGAGACATTTGTTAAAGTGTGTGAACTTTTCCTCTTTTGGAACTCTTTAATTGTGAGGTTGTGTGAATGTGTGacttcataaatgtttttacatccAGTTTTGCATTAATTAGCTGGTAATCTATTGGTTAATAAAACCCACTATGGACTTGCCAATATGCCGCCtgatgaaaacattaaaaaatgtgtgaataaaagttaatttaggtgtgtgtgtttttttttttttttttgtcatctcTACAGAGGCGGAGGCTTCTACAGGAACTGGGGGAGCAGAGGATTCCTTACCTTTCTCCTACAGACCCAGGATTTCAGGAACTGGTCAGAAATTCATGCAAATCTCCACAATACTTTATCATTTAAAATCTGCTATATATACTCTACCATTCAAAaggttggggtcagtaagattataTTGATCATAttgtcccaaacctgtaagaccttcatttatttttggaacacaaattaagatatttttgatgaaatccaagagtttctGAActacacataggcagcaatgtcatttcacattttgaggtccagaaagatattaaagacatggttaaaatagtcaacgtgactgcagtggccttaaaggattagtccacttttaaataaacttttcctgataatttactcacccccatgtcatccaagatttcccatgtctttctttcttcagttgaaaagaaattaaagtttttgatgaaaacattccaggattattctccttatagtggacttcaatgggcaccaaacagttgaaggtcataattagtttcactgcagcttcaaattgtttaacacgatcccagatgagaaataagggtcatATCTAGTGAAActatcgctcattttctgaaaaaaattgaaaatttataagttttaaccagaaatgctcatcttgaactagctctcttcttctcctctattagaattccggcagtgtagacactgctaagcgtattactgccctccacaggccaatgtttgaactaattgctatatactattgaactagcatattgcatagaaaaattagttcaaactttgacctgtggagggcagtaatacacttagcagtgtctacactgctggaattctaatagaggagaagaagaacagagctagttcaagatgagcatttctggttaaaatgttaaatttttttcagaaaatgagcaatggtttcactagataagacccttatttctcatctgggattgtgttgaacaatttgaagctgcagtgaaactcaTTTttaccttcaactgtttggtgcccattgaagtctactataaggagaataatcctagaatgttttcgtcaaaaactttaatttctttttgactgaagaaagaaagacatggacatcttggatgacatgggggtgagtaaattatcaggaaaagtttatttaaaagtggactaatcctttaatgttatgaagcgacgagaatacattttgtgcacaaaaacaaaacacaaataacgactttatttagcaatttgaactgttgtcatacgtagtgaacgcagtgcagGCCTCCGTGTTTACATCCGATAGcggactcagtattggccaaccTGTACACTTGAACCGCAcgacgcatgcatgtgatgttgatgcaggagctggccaataatgagtcagcaTTCAGACGTAGAACATGGAAGCCTGTAAAAaatgaactaaccatttaaaagAAACTTTCTCATCTTCTGTCCAAACATACCAGGCcatcttaaatgtattatagACTTTTACATACACCAGGTGACCTGTAAATGTGAAGTTTTGCAAAATATTCCGTTTTCGAATTTCCTGAAAAACCATCTCATGCAAGcgcaaaaacttttttttgcgATATATGGGAGTTTTTGCAAAATTTATGCGTTTCCAATGGTCGtattttcaattttcaatttcaatttgcACAATTTGTAGGGGTAATGTAAACGCTGCTATTGTTTGGTTGACCCAATGTTATGCTAGTCTCCGGCCAAATTGGGCAGTTCAAACTGACTGCAATTCTGTAATGTAATTTGTGAAATGCGGCTATTAgtgcagaaatgacacacttcaaATTTAAAAGTTTATTTCTGCTCTAAAATATTCAACAGTGAATTGTTTTTCAGTGAATTGGTTCACAATCAGTCAAAATGATTAGTTAGCAAATCAGTCTGGATTttcaacaatttaaaaaaaaaaatcttatcaaATTGTCACAAACAAATGGAAAGAAGTCATTGAAAAGTCTTGGTCAGAGTATGGTGACTCCCGTAAATATCTTGACAGTGGCATCAGGACAGATTGCTCACatccttttttttgtttttaataattacattatttttttttgtgtctgtAATCTACCAGTGGGACTCCAGTTATGCAGGACTGGCTTTACGGCAGTCTGGTACCCTGCCAGATGGTCTCCATGAGAAGGTGCAGTCTGCTCTGATAACTCTACAGCGGCGTGGATGTCTCCTCCGAGATCTTGTCCGAGTCCGAGACCGGGATGTCTTCACGGCTGTTTTGCGTGCTCTCGTGGGTCAGCCGGGCTACACGTACCGTTATCTGGATACCCGTCTGTTCACCATCCCCTGGCACTGTGAGGGAGAAGAAGGTCAGAAAGATGAGAAAGAGAAACCGTGCTGTGACCCTGACCTGAGGGACGCTTGCAAAGCATTGTGGGAGCTCAATCAGTTCTTTTGCTCGGATGTAAAGCAGCAGACAAATGCGAGAGGCGTCAAGCGTTCCCACAGTGACACCGAAAACAGCGAAGACACACCAGGGGAGGGGACGTGCGAAGAGAGTGTTAAGGACAGGTTACTTGAGAAGAAGGAGAAagaggagaaggaggaggaggaggaggaggaagacaGTGGTCAGGGCTGCTCTCATTCCTCACCTCCTTCATCCGCTCCGCCGCCTGCTCTGGCTGGCCTCGTTCAGTTTAACGTTACCCTCATCAATTACATGGACCCCACTGCCATGACCCAACTGAAGGAAGAGCCGTATTACGGCATGGGCAAGATGGCAGTCGGTTGGCATCACGATGAAAACCTGGTTCCTCTGTCACCAGTTGCTGTCTACAGCTATAGCTGCCCAGCTGAGCCAAAGAATGAAGGTGAGAGGTCAAAAGTCTTTGGTAAAGCATGTAGAATAATATTGTAAATTAACATTCCAGATGATAGGGACATCCTGAAACTTAGTGTTTAGGCAGTTAGGAttttgagttgttttttttttttgtttttttttttaacactagaagtTTAAATTACCATTGTTTATAAAATGTGCTACATaaataaacttgccttgccTTGTACCAGAGCCATAGCACCATATACAGTGGTGTGGTTCCCAACCTCTTtaacttcttctttttttatttaacattttagttAGGATTATGTTAATATAACTGCCCCCTGGAAGTTTGCAGAGGTCCCTGTCCTGAACCTGTGCTTTCTCAATAGTTTCATGTCCCTCTTCACTCTTTTTGTGCAATAAATCCCACAAATAGgaataaaattattcatttaaataaatttcgTTTTGcatctgctgatactgaaatgaatatggatacctgcttaccttatttgtttttgacttggttaaatatccacattcttcatggtattgtttgcagggaagagaagctattttatcccgttgaatgataatttggtgttttcGCTTAAGTTTTGTAGTATTccgttcacaatgttgatctggttaccatgagaacagtgtcatgcgctgctgcttcagccatcatatggTAGACATTtttaacaagctgacagaagtcgattcaacaacaaagacaaaactttcaaaaacactcagctatgtgattattttattgagtgatagggAGTGGATTAAATCCGTGACATTATTAGATTTGATATACAGCGTCTTCCCGTCACCTCCTCAACCTTCCCTtagtgtgtttttctttttacacaTATAAAAGGCAACAATTGTATTACACCATCCAGTTTTTTCTTTGAACGATGATGTGAGCTCCTGTTGTAATTCTTGATTCAGCAAATGACCTACAATtgcgacatttttcacaatcgcggcagaaaatcaaaaatactgtcCTAACTTCACTAGCAGAAAGCGAGCgtgatataaacaaacccagactagaactgaacacggcgtgacggcagcttcacatccTCTAGCTATATCTACCTCCTCGATGGCAGgaaagtctttcaattcagtggaaaaaaTACTCATATTCATAACATAAAGATCACGTCCAGCATATCTTGTGATTTTCGGTCACCAGAAACCACCACGGTATTTCACGtgtcaccagaaccacgtgattgcaacCAAcccattgggctagttttgagtagcaattgggcgggttttgttgtgaaaatctGGCAACCTTGGTGTTGTCGCTTTAATTCCAATATTATCAGGTGCAGCACAGCAAAAATAGGACTCGGTGCGGAAACTGCTCCTGGAACGCACTGCCGGACTGCAAAAACTCTTACTAGTAACTGTAAAGACATTGACCAAAGTATCATCAAAGATGACGACGTCCATAAACTTAAAAATCATATACCTTTTGACACGATAAGAGTCAATTTGAGCCATGAGTTCATTTGTCAAAACCAACAGAAGATTAAAATTCTAAAATAAACACGCACTAGCCGGGCGCCGTTGCACTCCCGTCTCAAGTCCTTTGCAGCGTCTCGCTGCATTTGAGTTGTGCATTAGACACTGCCGCTCCGGTGGAGAACAGTGACTGGATCCAAATCCTTCAGATGACACGCAGCTCATATATCCGTCACTGTATGTTACGAAAGCAAAACCACACGCAAAATCCCTTAGCAGAGCGACTCTCTGCACTGTATGACGTGACAGGGACATACAACTAGTTGTCCAGTGCGGTTCTGTTCACATTGCGGGATTTCCGAGAATGCGGTTGTGTGTACTGAAAATTTACGGTTGTGAGTTCGGttatagaatgcggttgtcacttcCATAAATAACTATACTGTGGTGATCGTAACCatattaaagtgatagttcacccaaaaatgaaaatttgatgtttatctgcttacccccagaagtgatgtcttgcgcttatacttcaatgagtgctagacatcacttccgttgtcagagtgcgatcagacctcactaagcgaatgctgaacgcagttggatatagtggtgttttagaagtaaaaaatgatataaatactgttcggtttctcaaaCAAACCGAACAtgatgtcttaggacatcaatgtgtcgtcacaagccgcagggtttaatttggatttgtctaagcaagttttatttactcttataatagaagttcccattgacccacATTATACGGTTGACAGACGgtaacggttggagttaaaaatcatcatttgtgttctactgaagaaacaaagtcacttacatcttggatgccctgggggtaagcagataaacatcaaattttcgtttttgggtgaactatccctttaaggagtCAAATTAGACTGACAACCAAATTCtgttgctgtgtgaacatggcTTATGTGTGAACGAAACCgtattaaggactcaaatacagaACCGACAATCTTATTCTGCTGCTATGTTAACGTGGCctattgtctttaaaaaaaaaaaaaaacaactgaaaatgTCTTAACCTCATTTCGTTACAaccctgtatgactttcttctgtgaaacataaaAAGAGTAGTTTTAAAGAACAGCTTTTGTCCAAAAAGTGAATATCATTGGGGTCCAAAACAGCATTATTTTTTCCAAATAGAAATATCAATGTTCTGCAGAAGCAAGAActgcattttaataattttcatttttttaattgaactCTCTCTGTTAACATTCCTACcccattcagttttcactgaaggaacAAAACagttctttatttttctagctcaccCCTGCTGAGAacctaaaacatttattttgacacCAGCCAGTTCAAAACCATCCTTCACTTGATAGCTCAAATGTGCTCATGCAGTCATTGTATGAACATGCAAGGAGCCAGATCTTCCATATTTCACATGAATCTCACTGGAGAAGTTTTTCTGGACATCAGTCTCTCTTCACGTCAGCCTAACAGCTTAACATGCagctgtgtgcgtgtgtgtgtcagtTCGACAGAACAGAGAGTGGTGTGCTAACCAGAACCACCTGCCTCACAAGCTCTGTTTCGCCAATCTCTTACTGACCgatttgacctttgacctcccCAGGGCCCGCTTCAAACAGTGCATGaatggtttgtgtgtgtgtttttgtgtgtgaatgtgtcaGTTTGTGTGGAATTATTCCACAGCTGTTCTTTTGGAGGTAAAATTGACCCCTAAGTTCCAGACTTCAGAGAGACTCCCCTGATGGAACGCTTTTGCAGCGCGTACGCACCCGTGCAGAGCATCGCACAAAATGTTGCCTTCACTTTAGAGAAATCGCTGTGAAATGCTGCAGACCAGCTGAAACGGATTCTTGCTCAGAGGAATTCCACTTTGTACATCATTTATttgttactgtgtgtgtgtgtgtgctgcatgaatgggttttatttttttattgcccCTTTGGATAACATCTGTGTGTTGTATAGATTTGTGTTTCACCTGAACACGCTTTGAAGAGAATGCCTTACTGAAGTTTTTCATGATGCCTGCATCTTTTAACACATCTGTGATGGGTTTATAGAGTATGTTGGCCGTACTGCAGGGGAGTCGCTCGGTGACAAATCTGTTCAGCTCTTCATCCAACGCTGACTAGATCCAGCTCATTTCCTTTTCTAACAGGCATTGGTTTATGCCACTGTGATTTTGaagtgtttttgaaggaatctTTTCCGTCGCTGCTGTGTTGGCTGCAGATGGCCTTTGGAGAGCTGTGTCAGAAATCACAGGCTGAAATTAAGTTACTATTTATCCCTGCTGAGCGCAGAGAAAGCCTTGCTCAGGGCTCATGCTTCCAAGAGTGCTTTAGTATTGATTTTACTGATAGGTGTCAGACTGCCctctttattttttctctctcatcagttacacttttattctttatttctttttggctctgtatttatttatttatttttttggttaaCAGATCTTTGGTGGAAGTTGAACAACATAAACTACAGGCCAAATATTTGGAATAGTTTTTAttgttgaaagaagtctcttgtgcacaataaggctgcatttatttgatcaaaaacacactaaaaactgtaatattgtgaaatattattacactgCTGTAAATTCTATTATAGTACTgttttctttgatgaatagaaaattcaaaagaacaacattaatttgaaatacaaatattttagaacattataaatgtcttaactgTCACTTTGTGTATTACTCTTTCCACAGATATATTAAggagcaaaaactgttttcaacattactGAATACAAACTGTTTCttgcaccaaatcagcatattaaaatgatttctgaaggattgtgtgacattgaagactggagtaatggctgttgaaaattcagctttgcggTCACAGGAACAAATtggcctacattttaaaacataattacaatagaaattattttaaattgtaatcatttttcattatatatttCAGTGTTCTGCattttgagcaaataaatgctgccttggtgaggataaaaaaaaaaaagtttttaaaacttAAACTGAACATCCAGTTGTTAATACAGTGGTcacaaattcaaattaaaataaaatacaattttaaagggttagttgaccaaaaatgaaaattttatagttaattactcaccctcatgtcgttccacacctgtaaggcctttgttcatcttcagaacacacattaagatatttttgatgaaattcgaggGCATCTGATCCACACGTAggcagcaatttaaccaccattttcaaggttcagaaaggtactaaagacattgttaaaatagtcgatatgactgcagtggttcaaccttaattttatgaagcgacaagaatactttgtgagcaaaacaaaacaaaaatattctcatgcACAgtgttcagcgcttccaggttctacgtcagaatgccgactcattattggccggctcctgcatcagcatcacatgcctgtgtcgtgctgctcacgtggcCTGCTGCTCATGTGACCAATtctgagccggcattcggacgtagaacctggaagcctTGAACTTAAACAATGTATGAGAAtgaacagaagagaagatattgtggaaaaaagtcattatttttgttttgattttgcacaaaagtatttttgtcgcttcatatttttagtgttgaaccactgtaatcacatcgactgttttaacaatgtcttcagTACCTTTTTGGACCTTAaaaaagtggtggttaaattgctgtctatggacgagtcataaacgtctcggatttcatcaaaaatatcttaatttgtgttctgaagatgaacgaaggtcttacgggtgtggaattgcatgtgggtgagtaattaatgacaattttcattttttgggtgaactaatcttttaatatTATCCATTTAATGGTCATTggctataaaaaataaataaataaataatataggtACATATCTGTTATAAGTGTCAAACTACATCTGTGTTTACAGGGGTGACTGAGAAAGAAGGTGAGGAAAAGAGTAAAGAAAAAGAACCGGAGACAGAGGGTGAAGGAACAAGTAAAGAAGAACTGAAGGAAGGAGGAGAAGGTTCGGTGAAGGAGGAAGCGGAGAAAGAGAAGGTGTGTTGGCGTGTTGGCCTCAAGGTGGCCTGGGACATTCACACACCAGGTCTCGCTTTGCCTCTACAGTCTGGAGACTGCTACTATATGACAGGTACACAATCACATTCATCTGTGTCCAGAAACAGTAGACTCAAGTACATGTGTAAAGAGGATTGTACCGTCTCGGTCATGTTGAAATGCATTAGACCAAGAATTACATTTCCCAGAGGATGAGCACATCAACATCCCTttatatacatgtgtgtgtctgtttctcTAGGATTTTGCTTCCACATGTTTCTTTTATCAAGTGTATCAGAGAGTTTAAGAAAACCAAATGCTATGTTATGAATCTCCGTGACCCCTGTCTGAGAGCAGGACTGAGACAGAGATAGAATCAGTAAATCAAAACTTATATTACTGATGGCTACAACAGATGCCCCCCGTCTACGACCCCACATTTGCACAAACCGTCTCTAAATATCCCATAAAGTGTGTCTGATGACCTTGATTAGGACACTATTTCCCGATTTCTGTGTACAAGCATGACTAATGCTTCCTCtccattttacacatttatcaTTCCTGTTTGGACATTTTCATCTATTTGGAAGGGCTTTCCAGTGGTCATGCCTCTTTGTTGCTGGCTTCTCTAAGCTTAGAATTATTTATACCTACCTAATGGGGCTCTCAGTCCTGTGAAGTGACTTTAAGTGTAAAGCTAAAGCAATATAAACATAATGGGTCATAATGGGTTTTCTGGGCACAGGACAAGGGTGAAAGTGTGACTGGGAAACTGCCTTATGAACTGTTAATGATACTATGTCTTCTGGctgaattagattttttttactgttgaATTTGTAGGAAGCTACTTTTAAAGTCATATGAAGTCTAGATGGCAGTGCTATGTGTTGGGGTTTTCAGCAAGCATCTATTCTCTGAGATGTGAAGAAAAGCACTCTAATAAGATTTGGGTACTGTAGTGTCACAACCTACATCTCACAGAAAAATGAGTCAAATGGAAAAGGAAGGGAAGGAAGGAAGGTCCACAAGTTCACAACAGGTGCTTTttcaaaggaaaaataaagaaagGAGGAAAGGAAGTAATAGAAGTAAACATAGGACAGGCAAGAATGAAGAAAAAGAAGGTGAAAAAAGGTGAATGAAGAGAAAAGAAGAATGGAAGAAGCTGTAGTGTAGTAACCCACTCCTAATGTCAGGTgatttttcaaagaaaaaagtaaaataggAAGTAAGTAAAATAGCAAGGATAGAAGGTGAAAGAAGAAaggaaataaaagaaaaaaggaaggTTTTAGGAAGTacaaaaaagttaaatgaaTTAAAGGGAAGAAAGGAATGAAGGTAAAGGAATTATTAGGAAAGTAAAAAGgtaggaaaaggaattaaaggGATGGAagaaaggtaaaaaaaagtaaaaaaaaaaaaaaaaaaaagaaaggctAAGGAGAGGAAAAGGAAAGACGgaagaaggaaggaaggatgacATACAGTAAATAACTTGCAGATATTCAACTCCACATTCCCATCAGTCTCTAACACTGTCACAGCTCTTCCCCTCCACCCGCTGATGCCTGCGACTTCTGTGTGCAAATCTAATCAGTGGATTCTCAAAAATGGAATTTGGGGATGGTAGCAGGAGCTATTTGTTGGACCGACACCGGGCCCGGCTGCTAATAAGATTTCTTGTGCTCAATGCTCCAGGGACAGCGCAGACCTAGGGAGAGGTTTTGACCCAATAGATTTAAAAGCCCACTTTCAACTCGAGTGCAGCAGCCACCTGACGACGAGAGAATAATGATAAATATTTATTAGAGCAATTTGGTACAGCCCATGATTCACATTGAGGATGTGACAGAGACCAGGTTGAGAGATGCCGAGTGTTATTAGATAGCAAGTGTTTTAAAGACAATGTAATGTGACAGGAAAGAAAAATAGTGTACAGAGGAAATGAAACAGACGTTACTGTTGTGCTCACTCTAGTTTAGGCTGCTGTACGTCGGAGAATGTGGCGAATCCATTGATTTCAGTAGGGCATATCagagtccctttcaaggaaagttgCTTGTCTGACTTATTTGCAACGCCTCCTCAGCTAATTTGGGCATGCAAGACCAACTCTTAtctatttaaatagggaaatgATGTcttataaatgttgtttcttattctcaaatagtgttaaaaaacaacaacatatatTTTAGGTTGGTCCTGCCAGTGTGCAGCCCTAAGTGCGCGTCTCTAAAGGCAGTTTCATtgaattttattgatttatttgccATATGGCTCTTTCTTTTGGAAAACGGGACTTGTATTACTACAGCCACCCTGTAGGCATCAATCTTGGTGTATTTATATTCTTTGGATATGTATCTCTGAATAAAGGCCCCTATATACTCACAGCGAAGTTCTTGTTTGTTCTTTGCAGTGGTGAGAAAACAGAAGTTTTAAACAGtattaaacatggaaaaaatatttaactataaccagtttctactataaagcagctaGGGATGCTCCGATCTGGATTTTTTGCAGCTGATATTGATTACCTATTTTTTGTCATCATGATTGGCCGATACCGCTCCCAATCATTCTAGCTTTAAGTAATGTAATAATTAAGCTCTCTGTTGttgaatgtcagtgtttttttccCAGATAAGTAATACCacaaacattattatttatagtaATGATATAGATTGTTTTAAttgaaaatcaaataaataatcaCAACATATATTAATTTTACAATCAATATTTTATAGCCAGGGCTTATACAAAACACTAtctatattaaagggttatttcacccaaaaatgaaaattctgtcatttattactcaccctcatgccgttccacacccgtaagaccttaattaatcttcggaacacaaattaagatattttagttcaaatccgatggctccgtgaggcctaaCGTtacatagggagtaatgtcacttcctctgtcaagaccCATAAAGgtatctaaatcagttcatgtgcgtacagtcgtttaatattaatattataaagcgacgagaatatttttggttcgccaaaaaaacccaaaataacgacttatttagttatgaccgatttcaaaacaatgcttcaggaagcatcggagcacagtgaatctgtgtgtcgaatctgcagttcggagcgccaaagtcacgtgacttcACCCGTTTGGCGGGTTTGAACCGCGATCCGATTCACGATTCGATACACTGACTCATAACGCtttgatgcttcctgaagcagtgttttgaaatcggtcatcactaaataagttgttattttgttttttttggcgcacaaaaaatattcttgtcggtttataatattaatattgaaccactgtgctcacttgaactgatttagatgtgtttttagtacctttatggatcttgacagaggaagtgacattactccctatggaggcctcacggagccatcggatttgaactaaaatatcttaatgtgttccgaagatgaatgaaggtcttacgggtgtggaacggcatgagggtgagtaataaatgactataaatgaattttcatttttgggtgaactaaccctttaagatactCTGGCATATTAAAGAGCCTACAAGACTTAATGTCAAACTGAACATAATTACAACCCCAAAGGTGTAATTAAACATTGTCCAATATGTGACTGaggacaaaaacaaacagaaacactGCATCTTCTAAATGAACAAAATGAGTAACGTTAGTCTGATAGAAAAATGATCAGGATTATTCAGCAAGTGCTGAGTATTTGTGTCCTTCCTTCCTACATCCTTCTTAATAGGATTTTCTTTAAATTCTAGCATTTTGGGGAGATTCCTCTATTACTCTTTTCATGCAAAACATATGCTGCTGTACTGAATAGTTGCTCACCATCAAA is part of the Chanodichthys erythropterus isolate Z2021 chromosome 11, ASM2448905v1, whole genome shotgun sequence genome and harbors:
- the fto gene encoding alpha-ketoglutarate-dependent dioxygenase FTO, which gives rise to MKPRQRKQYFRNMKRSDDSEREKRRKRRRLLQELGEQRIPYLSPTDPGFQELWDSSYAGLALRQSGTLPDGLHEKVQSALITLQRRGCLLRDLVRVRDRDVFTAVLRALVGQPGYTYRYLDTRLFTIPWHCEGEEGQKDEKEKPCCDPDLRDACKALWELNQFFCSDVKQQTNARGVKRSHSDTENSEDTPGEGTCEESVKDRLLEKKEKEEKEEEEEEEDSGQGCSHSSPPSSAPPPALAGLVQFNVTLINYMDPTAMTQLKEEPYYGMGKMAVGWHHDENLVPLSPVAVYSYSCPAEPKNEGVTEKEGEEKSKEKEPETEGEGTSKEELKEGGEGSVKEEAEKEKVCWRVGLKVAWDIHTPGLALPLQSGDCYYMTDDLNRTHQHCVLAGDTARFSSTHRVVQCCTGTLDYIQKRCSEALEHLHTDPEKNTKSLSSLLPSTLQCIEDIHNEVEFEWLRQYWFQGRRYARFCSWWTKPMEQMEKDWKEMERMTQLLLAVVEDENTAQENRREMADILLNALTDRQQHRQTWRDRCQSSLAQTLPPEEAPVDRPYWSNDDPDMPLPFDLSDIINRVESLLWRM